A section of the Kribbella sp. HUAS MG21 genome encodes:
- a CDS encoding ABC transporter permease encodes MIDRSVRLARRNADTVFASILLPLLMMALFVYVFGGAIDTGTEYVNYVVPGILLLTTGYGAASTAMVVADDMNSGMIDRLRSLPIHSFAVLTGHVVASVARNATATTIVILASLAMGFRPAGGVLDWLAAIGLLLLYVVALSWLAAGLGVVAKTVESASTLSFFMLFLPYLSSAFVRPESMPAWLRPISEHQPITPVIETVRSLLIGTPMENNGRLALAWCCGLLLISIVLATSLYRRRTSR; translated from the coding sequence ATGATCGACCGCAGCGTGCGGCTGGCGCGCCGCAACGCCGACACCGTGTTCGCGTCGATCCTGTTGCCGCTGCTGATGATGGCGCTGTTCGTCTACGTGTTCGGCGGCGCGATCGACACGGGCACGGAGTACGTGAACTACGTCGTACCGGGCATCCTGCTGCTCACCACCGGGTACGGCGCCGCGTCGACGGCGATGGTCGTCGCCGACGACATGAACAGCGGCATGATCGACCGGCTGCGGTCCTTGCCGATCCACAGCTTCGCCGTACTGACCGGACACGTGGTCGCGAGTGTCGCGCGCAACGCGACCGCGACGACGATCGTCATCCTCGCCTCGCTCGCCATGGGGTTCCGTCCGGCCGGCGGGGTGCTGGACTGGCTCGCCGCGATCGGTCTGCTGTTGCTGTACGTCGTTGCACTGTCCTGGCTCGCCGCGGGGCTCGGGGTGGTCGCGAAGACCGTCGAATCGGCCAGCACGCTCAGCTTCTTCATGCTGTTCCTGCCGTACCTGAGCAGTGCGTTCGTGCGACCGGAGTCGATGCCCGCGTGGTTGCGCCCGATCAGCGAGCACCAGCCGATCACCCCGGTGATCGAAACGGTCCGCAGCCTGCTGATCGGGACGCCGATGGAGAACAACGGGCGGCTCGCGCTGGCGTGGTGTTGTGGTCTGCTCCTGATCTCGATCGTGCTGGCGACCTCGCTGTACCGGCGGCGCACCAGTCGCTGA
- a CDS encoding LamG-like jellyroll fold domain-containing protein, with translation MKHWRMFVGWVAVLATATGLTVASGPVASARPPGNGRMDGAVARAAGLASAPLPGKAATSPLATDSAGRVVVYVEGEPAAVRTAVARAGGAVSDTAGRRVRAAVPPGKLEALSASPGVQDVRRPETPVPMEIISEGVQPSGALAWHGDGRKGAGVKVGILDVGFGRLEAAQANGELPATVTRYDGRCGAEHSFSHGTTVAEVVHDVAPEAELYLACVTDSMDFDDAARWLEAQGVQVVNVSMGFPGTGRGDGLPDPNQTDWSPATVVAWLRGEGITVVAAAGNEGEQHMSGLTADPEANGWMNIAGATESLGFSIGAGATVTVELKWDAWPRTTDDFDLFVMDHGTRPVDLNDPHLGGRYSVRAQKTTPGGLSPYETVKVINSSGVAQTYWVYVQSHGARTNLRYDLTAYGPANGFTDKTPAGSIAEPASSPVALAVGAITPANAGAGGTVESYSSRGPSIDGRIKPNLVGFTSVSTYTGGTAPGTTKSGTSIAAAHVTGAAALYKGANPSLDPAELEALLLDSSSRPGRSNTFGYGIVNVGASRVPQPPTGNGFTPLQTPQRVLNTNDGTGGQTGPLTAGQTHTLQITNLPADATAVVLDIISTGGGVTRLEVFGDVSTDVHALDVLPGRSNQVTVAATLHPVDKVVRVRNTSANASVIVDLLGYFSPSSASTYFPLQQPTTLLDTRTWGVPSPKLANAEEQVVPVRGVAGVPSNATAVMVNVTSSDASTTSYLDLYAKNWPAKGMLTAYPGERLTKLTVVPIGDDGAIRIRGRGGEVHAAIDLIGWFGGSGGARYVPLRYTERAFDTSTGVYTIPTPFGAGQTREFRLTLQQRVPVDASAAWLTVRATSRDRNPSAMEVSAREHPRTGHAQLTTQWYQSETHSTGTAQSNGVVVPLGATGILGIRSELGTAASGPVRAAPDVSVALQGYFTGATAVAPAAQPAPNGHWKLDEASGTTAADASGRGQTVTMQGGSEWIGGRTGRAAWLDGTSGFGTTAAPVLRTDQSFSVAAWVYQNKRGGYYTAVSQDGNHASAFYLQYDPKADRWRIVVPSNDSVNPASYAAATDVNPARLGEWTHLVGVYDAPARKLKLFVNGAMAGQTTATVWRADGPLSIGAAKAAGVRQNFFPRGIDEVRTYDRALVDSEVRELHTSTAGINLDRWAFDEGTGTVAKDSTSRAIDGTLSGGAAWTTGVSGTAVQLNGSTAYVGMPIRGVLTKGSFTISAWAYPTAKQANAVLAQDGNRMSPFFLQYSLARDRWMLGGMQADTDAAPAFWAALSDSPVALNQWTHLAGVYDAGARQLRLYVNGKLTGTSEGINLFDGTGGFNVGRAKYQGRYVNHFAGAIDDARTYQGVLTASQIKALAVR, from the coding sequence GTGAAGCACTGGAGAATGTTCGTGGGGTGGGTGGCGGTGCTGGCGACCGCTACCGGACTGACCGTGGCATCAGGCCCGGTCGCGAGTGCCCGACCTCCGGGTAACGGCCGGATGGACGGGGCGGTGGCGCGGGCTGCTGGGTTGGCTTCGGCGCCGTTGCCGGGGAAGGCGGCGACCAGTCCGTTGGCGACGGACAGTGCCGGGCGGGTTGTCGTGTACGTCGAGGGCGAGCCGGCCGCGGTACGGACTGCTGTGGCGCGGGCGGGGGGTGCTGTGTCCGATACCGCGGGGCGTCGCGTTCGCGCCGCAGTACCGCCCGGCAAGCTGGAGGCGCTGTCCGCATCGCCTGGCGTGCAAGATGTGCGTAGGCCGGAGACGCCTGTGCCGATGGAGATCATCTCCGAAGGCGTGCAGCCGTCGGGTGCGCTGGCGTGGCATGGCGACGGCCGCAAGGGCGCCGGCGTCAAGGTCGGCATTCTGGATGTCGGGTTCGGCCGGCTCGAGGCCGCCCAGGCGAACGGCGAGTTGCCGGCTACGGTGACGAGGTACGACGGTCGCTGCGGCGCCGAGCACAGCTTCTCGCACGGAACGACCGTCGCAGAGGTCGTCCACGACGTCGCCCCGGAGGCCGAGCTGTACCTGGCCTGCGTCACCGACTCGATGGACTTCGACGACGCCGCCCGCTGGCTCGAGGCACAGGGCGTGCAGGTCGTCAACGTCTCCATGGGCTTCCCCGGTACCGGCCGAGGCGACGGGCTTCCGGATCCGAACCAGACCGACTGGTCACCGGCCACCGTCGTCGCCTGGCTGCGCGGCGAAGGCATCACGGTCGTCGCTGCGGCCGGCAACGAGGGCGAGCAGCACATGAGCGGCCTGACCGCGGATCCCGAGGCCAACGGCTGGATGAACATCGCGGGTGCTACCGAGAGCCTCGGGTTCTCGATCGGGGCCGGCGCCACCGTGACGGTCGAGCTCAAGTGGGACGCCTGGCCGCGGACGACCGACGACTTCGACCTGTTCGTGATGGATCACGGCACCAGGCCGGTCGACCTGAACGATCCGCACCTCGGCGGCAGGTACTCGGTCCGGGCGCAGAAGACGACGCCTGGCGGCCTGTCGCCGTACGAGACGGTGAAGGTCATCAACTCGAGCGGGGTCGCCCAGACCTATTGGGTCTACGTCCAGAGCCATGGCGCCAGGACGAATCTCCGGTACGACCTCACGGCGTACGGGCCGGCGAACGGCTTCACCGACAAGACGCCGGCCGGGAGCATCGCAGAGCCGGCCAGTTCGCCGGTAGCACTGGCAGTCGGTGCGATCACGCCGGCCAACGCCGGCGCCGGTGGCACTGTGGAGAGCTACAGCAGCCGGGGTCCGAGCATCGACGGCCGGATCAAGCCGAACCTGGTCGGCTTCACCAGCGTGAGCACCTACACCGGCGGTACTGCTCCCGGTACTACGAAGTCAGGCACCTCGATCGCGGCAGCACACGTCACCGGCGCCGCAGCGCTCTACAAGGGCGCCAACCCGAGCCTGGACCCGGCCGAGCTGGAGGCGCTGCTACTGGACAGCTCCAGCCGCCCGGGACGGAGCAACACGTTCGGGTACGGCATAGTCAACGTGGGCGCATCGCGAGTCCCACAACCGCCGACCGGCAACGGATTCACGCCGCTGCAGACTCCGCAACGGGTCCTGAACACCAACGACGGCACTGGTGGCCAGACGGGTCCGCTGACAGCAGGACAGACGCACACGTTGCAGATCACGAATCTGCCGGCGGATGCGACTGCCGTCGTACTCGACATCATTTCGACCGGTGGCGGCGTCACCAGGTTGGAGGTGTTCGGCGACGTCTCCACCGACGTCCACGCGCTTGACGTGCTGCCCGGCCGAAGCAACCAGGTGACGGTCGCGGCAACGCTGCATCCGGTGGACAAGGTCGTCCGAGTCCGCAACACGTCCGCGAACGCCAGCGTGATCGTGGACCTGCTCGGCTACTTCAGTCCGTCCTCGGCGTCGACGTACTTCCCGCTCCAGCAGCCGACGACGCTGCTGGACACCAGGACCTGGGGCGTGCCGTCCCCGAAGCTCGCGAACGCCGAGGAGCAGGTCGTACCGGTGCGTGGCGTCGCCGGGGTCCCGTCGAACGCGACAGCCGTGATGGTCAACGTGACCTCGAGCGATGCCAGTACGACGTCGTACCTCGACCTGTACGCGAAGAACTGGCCGGCCAAAGGGATGCTGACGGCGTACCCGGGGGAGCGGCTGACGAAGCTCACCGTGGTGCCGATCGGCGACGACGGCGCGATCCGGATCCGTGGCCGGGGCGGCGAGGTCCACGCGGCGATCGACCTGATCGGCTGGTTCGGCGGCAGTGGCGGTGCGCGGTACGTGCCACTGCGGTACACCGAGCGCGCCTTCGACACCAGTACCGGCGTTTACACCATCCCGACCCCGTTCGGGGCCGGTCAGACGCGGGAGTTCCGGTTGACCCTGCAACAGCGGGTGCCGGTCGACGCGTCGGCTGCTTGGCTGACGGTTCGTGCTACCTCACGCGACCGGAACCCGTCAGCGATGGAGGTGTCGGCTCGTGAACACCCGCGGACCGGTCATGCGCAGCTCACCACCCAGTGGTACCAGTCCGAGACCCACAGCACGGGGACTGCCCAGAGCAACGGTGTCGTCGTGCCACTGGGCGCCACCGGCATCCTCGGCATCCGTAGTGAGCTCGGCACCGCCGCCAGCGGTCCGGTCAGGGCGGCGCCCGATGTGTCGGTCGCGCTGCAGGGGTACTTCACCGGTGCTACTGCCGTCGCCCCGGCCGCGCAGCCGGCACCGAACGGGCATTGGAAGCTGGACGAGGCGAGCGGCACCACGGCCGCAGACGCGTCCGGTCGCGGCCAGACGGTGACGATGCAGGGCGGCAGCGAGTGGATCGGCGGGCGGACCGGGCGGGCCGCGTGGCTCGACGGCACAAGTGGCTTCGGTACGACGGCCGCTCCGGTACTGCGGACCGACCAGAGCTTCTCGGTCGCGGCCTGGGTCTACCAGAACAAGCGCGGCGGCTACTACACCGCGGTCAGCCAGGACGGCAATCACGCGTCCGCGTTCTACCTGCAGTACGATCCGAAGGCCGACCGTTGGAGAATCGTTGTCCCAAGCAACGACAGCGTCAACCCTGCGAGCTACGCCGCTGCCACCGACGTGAACCCGGCCCGGCTGGGTGAGTGGACCCATCTGGTCGGCGTGTACGACGCGCCCGCGCGCAAGCTGAAGCTGTTCGTCAACGGCGCCATGGCCGGCCAGACGACCGCGACCGTCTGGCGGGCGGACGGCCCGTTGAGCATCGGCGCCGCCAAGGCCGCCGGCGTACGGCAGAATTTCTTCCCGCGGGGCATCGACGAGGTCCGGACCTACGACCGGGCCCTGGTGGATTCCGAGGTTCGCGAGCTGCACACCAGCACCGCGGGGATCAACCTCGACCGTTGGGCGTTCGACGAGGGAACCGGCACAGTAGCCAAGGACTCGACCTCACGAGCGATCGACGGCACGCTGTCCGGCGGCGCGGCCTGGACGACCGGGGTGTCCGGGACGGCGGTCCAGCTGAACGGCTCGACGGCGTACGTCGGGATGCCGATCCGGGGTGTCCTCACCAAGGGCAGCTTCACCATCTCGGCCTGGGCGTATCCGACCGCCAAGCAGGCGAACGCCGTTCTCGCCCAGGACGGCAACCGGATGAGCCCGTTCTTCCTGCAGTACTCGCTCGCCCGGGACCGGTGGATGCTCGGCGGCATGCAGGCTGACACCGATGCGGCGCCTGCCTTCTGGGCAGCGCTGTCCGACAGCCCCGTCGCGCTCAACCAGTGGACGCATCTGGCCGGGGTGTACGACGCAGGTGCGCGTCAGTTGCGCCTCTACGTCAACGGGAAGCTGACCGGGACGAGCGAAGGGATCAACCTGTTCGACGGTACGGGCGGCTTCAACGTCGGGCGGGCGAAGTACCAGGGCCGTTATGTCAATCACTTCGCCGGGGCGATCGACGACGCGCGAACCTACCAGGGAGTACTCACCGCCTCCCAGATCAAGGCACTTGCGGTCCGCTGA
- a CDS encoding nucleoside/nucleotide kinase family protein: MQTLDSAAAYDRAVELATRGRRQLLGITGAPAAGKSTYAEQLAAKLLADGHQVALVPMDGYHLAQSVLEELGIADVKGAPHTFDGHGFVAMLRRLKQAPDEQLWAPRFDRGIEDSIAASIGVAPEVTLVLTEGNYLLLDESPWSAVRELLDQCWYVEVPEELRHERLEARHRRFGRSPEEARERTYGSDERNAQLIAAGASAADAIIRPGR; encoded by the coding sequence GTGCAGACCTTGGACTCCGCCGCCGCCTACGACCGCGCCGTCGAGCTGGCGACGCGGGGGCGGCGGCAGCTCCTCGGGATCACCGGGGCGCCCGCCGCCGGCAAGTCGACGTACGCCGAACAACTGGCCGCGAAGCTCCTCGCCGACGGACACCAGGTCGCGCTGGTGCCGATGGACGGCTACCACCTCGCCCAGTCGGTGCTCGAGGAACTCGGGATCGCCGACGTGAAGGGCGCACCGCACACCTTCGACGGCCACGGGTTCGTGGCGATGCTGCGGCGCCTGAAGCAGGCGCCTGACGAGCAACTCTGGGCGCCGCGCTTCGACCGCGGCATCGAGGACTCGATCGCGGCGAGCATCGGTGTCGCGCCCGAGGTCACGCTCGTCCTGACCGAAGGCAACTACCTGCTACTCGACGAGTCGCCCTGGTCGGCCGTCCGCGAGCTGCTCGACCAGTGCTGGTACGTCGAGGTACCCGAGGAGCTGCGCCACGAACGGCTGGAGGCGCGGCACCGCCGCTTCGGCCGATCGCCCGAGGAAGCACGCGAACGCACCTACGGATCGGACGAGCGCAACGCGCAACTGATCGCCGCCGGCGCATCGGCGGCGGACGCGATCATCCGACCCGGTCGATGA
- a CDS encoding putative quinol monooxygenase: MIFITAKFRVKPEYAADWPSITADFTTATRAEPGCLWFDWSRSLDDPNEYVLVEAFTDDDAATHHVTSDHFKSAQQHLPPHLVETPRIVNFKLPQNNWSELGELAV, from the coding sequence ATGATCTTCATCACCGCGAAGTTCCGGGTGAAGCCGGAGTACGCCGCCGACTGGCCGTCCATCACCGCCGACTTCACCACCGCGACCCGCGCCGAACCGGGCTGCCTGTGGTTCGACTGGTCCCGCTCCCTCGACGACCCGAACGAATACGTCCTGGTCGAGGCCTTCACCGACGACGACGCAGCCACCCACCACGTCACCTCGGACCACTTCAAGTCCGCCCAGCAACACCTGCCACCCCACCTGGTGGAAACCCCACGCATCGTCAACTTCAAACTCCCCCAGAACAACTGGTCCGAACTCGGCGAACTCGCCGTCTAG
- a CDS encoding ATP-binding cassette domain-containing protein — protein sequence MIVEATGLKKSYGATDVLTGVDLRVAEGSVLALLGPNGAGKTTTVRILTTLTRPDSGTATIAGYDVLREPARVRGVISLTGQYAAVDENQTGRENLVMVGRLMHLGRRTAQRRTTELLEQFGLTGAMDRRVKTYSGGMRRKLDLAMSLIAQPRVIFLDEPTTGLDPASRSAMWDAIVELVRGGTTILLTTQYLEEADRLADRIVLLDQGRIVASGTADALKTQIGGERIELRFSDEVQLLKAAGVVSGVVDQLVLNVPSDGTAAHLHHVLDVLRDNGLQPERVSSHRPTLDDVFLALTA from the coding sequence ATGATCGTCGAGGCGACCGGCCTGAAGAAGTCGTACGGCGCGACCGACGTGCTGACCGGGGTGGACCTCCGCGTCGCGGAGGGGTCGGTGCTCGCACTGCTCGGCCCGAACGGCGCCGGCAAGACCACCACGGTGCGGATCCTGACCACGCTGACCAGGCCGGACTCCGGTACGGCGACCATCGCCGGGTACGACGTGCTGCGCGAACCGGCCCGGGTCCGCGGGGTGATCAGTCTGACCGGGCAGTACGCCGCGGTCGACGAGAACCAGACCGGCCGGGAGAACCTGGTGATGGTCGGCCGGCTGATGCACCTCGGCCGGCGGACCGCGCAGCGTCGTACGACCGAGCTGCTGGAGCAGTTCGGGCTGACCGGCGCGATGGACCGGCGCGTGAAGACCTACTCCGGCGGCATGCGGCGCAAGCTCGACCTGGCGATGAGCCTCATCGCACAGCCCCGGGTGATCTTCCTCGACGAGCCGACCACTGGTCTCGATCCCGCGAGCCGCTCGGCGATGTGGGACGCGATCGTCGAGCTTGTCCGTGGCGGGACGACGATCCTGCTCACCACGCAGTACCTGGAGGAGGCGGACCGCCTAGCCGACCGGATCGTGCTGCTCGACCAGGGCCGGATCGTGGCCAGTGGCACTGCTGACGCGCTCAAGACGCAGATCGGCGGTGAGCGGATCGAGCTCCGGTTCAGCGACGAGGTGCAGCTGCTGAAGGCTGCCGGTGTCGTGAGCGGTGTGGTCGACCAGCTGGTGCTCAACGTGCCGTCGGACGGTACGGCGGCCCACCTGCACCACGTGCTCGACGTACTGCGTGACAACGGGCTGCAGCCGGAGCGGGTGTCCTCGCACCGGCCCACGCTCGACGACGTGTTCCTCGCCTTGACCGCCTGA
- a CDS encoding alpha/beta hydrolase — MKQTTVNGIELAYSVEGEGAPVVFVHGAIWADFLRPLATQPALSGVRRIRYHRRGMGGSSGPAGSFADQVADAVALLDHLEVDSAHFVGHSEGAMIAMDVAAAHPERVRSLVLLEPLPAFGWLAASEHAGILEVFGPLMEAMAGRYQAGDVIGAYDALFTPQGVDWRTAANAAGPEVISQGIEDAPTWFEHEAQALPEWTFGPSQATAIHCPVLSWCAQPSAPLPVAIRAWLHGLFSQCEDTDLENGDHFSVATNPAAVADPIAAFVARQSVPTA, encoded by the coding sequence ATGAAGCAAACAACGGTGAACGGCATCGAGCTGGCCTACTCCGTCGAGGGAGAGGGCGCACCCGTGGTGTTCGTCCACGGCGCGATCTGGGCCGACTTCCTGCGTCCGCTGGCCACGCAGCCCGCGCTGTCCGGGGTCCGCCGCATCCGGTACCACCGCCGCGGCATGGGTGGCAGCAGCGGTCCGGCGGGCAGCTTCGCCGACCAGGTGGCCGACGCGGTCGCGCTCCTCGACCACCTCGAGGTCGACAGCGCCCATTTCGTCGGCCACTCCGAGGGCGCGATGATCGCGATGGACGTCGCAGCCGCGCATCCGGAGCGTGTGCGTTCGCTGGTGCTGCTGGAACCGCTGCCGGCGTTCGGCTGGCTCGCCGCAAGCGAGCACGCGGGCATCCTCGAGGTCTTCGGGCCGCTGATGGAAGCGATGGCCGGTCGCTACCAGGCCGGTGACGTCATCGGCGCGTACGACGCACTGTTCACACCCCAGGGCGTGGACTGGCGTACGGCGGCCAACGCGGCCGGTCCCGAGGTCATCAGCCAAGGCATCGAGGACGCGCCGACGTGGTTCGAACACGAGGCGCAGGCCCTGCCCGAGTGGACCTTCGGCCCGTCACAGGCAACCGCGATCCACTGCCCGGTCCTGTCCTGGTGCGCACAACCCTCGGCCCCGCTACCGGTTGCCATTCGCGCCTGGCTCCACGGCCTGTTCTCGCAGTGCGAAGACACCGACCTCGAGAACGGCGACCACTTCTCGGTCGCCACGAACCCCGCAGCCGTCGCCGACCCGATCGCCGCCTTCGTCGCCCGCCAGTCAGTGCCAACCGCCTAG
- a CDS encoding response regulator transcription factor yields MEAVAAAHLTRARELHQASRWEEACAEYAAADAVQPLAVQDLEAYAEAAQVSARGSEAVVLLRRAFDLRLSADEIEDAAYAAFWLWWAHFTGNELVQANGWLQQVGRALGPELAGSPWLRIPEAMFHGMTGERAQAEELLSAIVAGNRGDIVPWALSVWGQTLIDEGRLRDGLDRLEEAMAALYDGGLSARVTPWIYCAAVRGCCLARDFTRARAWNRSMAGWLDSLTSLGGAYLGNCRIYRSRLMCLTGAWRDALNEIAAVCEDLDGYAGWVCGHAFYQLGEVQRLRGEWVIAEEAYRRAAQYGCPTQPGLSLLRLAQGDVEAASAGVRRALAEVTTMPDRLDLLKAAVTIHIEEGDLQAARDAVTEFDSVTAEVTTVAIEAEGSAIRGALALAEGDAGAALPLLRRAVGAWQAQEAPHEVAKLNVLIGQACRALGDHDGARLEFSAARETFERLGAQPDLALLDRIASGAGAHGLTHRELQVLCAIAQGKSNRAIANELHLSERTVHRHVANIFTKLGVDSRTAAVAHAIKQRIVEVGIL; encoded by the coding sequence ATGGAGGCCGTCGCTGCGGCTCACCTGACCCGTGCGCGGGAGCTTCACCAGGCGTCCCGCTGGGAGGAGGCGTGCGCGGAGTACGCCGCCGCGGACGCCGTCCAGCCGCTCGCCGTCCAGGACCTGGAGGCGTACGCCGAGGCAGCGCAGGTCTCGGCCCGTGGCAGCGAGGCGGTGGTCCTGCTGCGCCGGGCCTTCGACCTGCGTCTCAGCGCCGACGAGATCGAGGATGCGGCGTACGCGGCCTTCTGGCTCTGGTGGGCGCACTTCACCGGCAACGAGCTCGTTCAGGCGAACGGCTGGCTGCAGCAGGTCGGCCGGGCGCTGGGACCGGAGCTGGCCGGTAGTCCGTGGCTGCGGATCCCCGAGGCGATGTTCCACGGGATGACCGGGGAGCGGGCGCAGGCCGAGGAGCTGTTGAGCGCGATCGTCGCGGGCAACCGCGGTGACATCGTCCCCTGGGCGCTGTCCGTGTGGGGCCAGACCCTGATCGACGAGGGCCGGCTCCGCGACGGGCTCGATCGCCTGGAGGAGGCGATGGCCGCGCTGTACGACGGTGGTCTGTCGGCGCGGGTCACGCCCTGGATCTACTGCGCCGCGGTCCGCGGGTGCTGCCTGGCGCGCGACTTCACTCGGGCCCGCGCGTGGAACCGGTCGATGGCCGGCTGGCTCGATTCGCTGACCAGCCTGGGCGGCGCGTACCTCGGGAACTGCCGGATCTACCGCTCACGGTTGATGTGCCTGACCGGTGCGTGGCGGGATGCGCTCAACGAGATCGCCGCGGTCTGCGAGGATCTCGACGGGTACGCGGGGTGGGTCTGCGGGCACGCGTTCTACCAGCTCGGCGAGGTGCAGCGGCTGCGGGGCGAGTGGGTGATCGCCGAGGAGGCGTACCGGCGCGCGGCGCAGTACGGCTGTCCGACTCAGCCCGGGCTCTCGCTGCTGAGACTTGCGCAAGGTGATGTCGAGGCCGCGTCGGCCGGTGTCCGTCGTGCGTTGGCCGAGGTGACGACGATGCCGGACCGGCTGGACCTGTTGAAGGCTGCCGTCACCATCCACATCGAGGAGGGCGATCTCCAGGCGGCGCGGGATGCGGTGACGGAGTTCGACAGCGTCACGGCGGAGGTGACGACGGTTGCGATCGAGGCGGAGGGCTCGGCGATCAGGGGTGCGCTGGCGCTGGCCGAGGGTGATGCCGGGGCCGCGTTACCGCTGCTCCGGCGGGCGGTCGGCGCGTGGCAGGCGCAGGAGGCTCCGCACGAGGTCGCGAAGCTGAACGTGCTGATCGGGCAAGCCTGCCGCGCGCTCGGTGACCATGACGGTGCTCGGCTCGAGTTCTCGGCGGCTCGGGAGACGTTCGAGCGGCTGGGCGCGCAGCCGGACCTGGCGCTCCTGGACCGGATCGCCTCCGGCGCCGGTGCCCACGGGCTCACGCACCGCGAGCTCCAGGTCCTCTGCGCCATAGCCCAAGGCAAGTCGAACCGCGCGATCGCCAACGAACTCCACCTCAGCGAACGCACCGTACACCGTCACGTCGCCAACATCTTCACCAAACTCGGCGTCGACTCCCGCACCGCCGCAGTCGCCCACGCAATCAAACAACGCATCGTCGAGGTCGGAATCCTCTAG
- a CDS encoding TetR/AcrR family transcriptional regulator, translating to MENNELPADVALMWRLRAAPRRGPKPSLTLDDIVAAAIAIADEEGDLGAVSMARVAERLGNSTMALYRHVKSKDDLFVLMSDAALERPEPLPDGIDWRTGLTFWADGVLSAIRKHKWYAKVPISGPPAGPNNLAWFDLALGALRDTGLPEEAKVGIVMGLITYVQGEIRVAFDLAAGFDENPAAFQQYGATLARVVDPRVYPSVAKLIDAGVFETDTSFEEDNDADFDFGLQLYLDGVAAFIDRVG from the coding sequence GTGGAGAACAACGAGCTGCCAGCCGACGTCGCGTTGATGTGGCGGTTGCGGGCGGCGCCCCGGCGCGGGCCGAAGCCGTCGCTGACCCTCGACGACATCGTCGCGGCGGCGATCGCGATCGCGGACGAGGAGGGCGACCTCGGCGCGGTGTCGATGGCGCGCGTCGCGGAACGGCTCGGCAACTCGACGATGGCGCTCTACCGGCACGTGAAGAGCAAGGACGACCTGTTCGTGCTGATGTCCGACGCGGCGCTCGAGCGCCCCGAACCGCTGCCGGACGGCATCGACTGGCGGACCGGGCTGACGTTCTGGGCGGACGGCGTCCTGTCCGCGATCCGCAAGCACAAGTGGTACGCGAAGGTCCCGATCTCCGGGCCGCCGGCCGGGCCGAACAACCTCGCCTGGTTCGACCTCGCGCTCGGCGCGCTCCGTGACACCGGCCTGCCCGAGGAGGCGAAGGTCGGCATCGTGATGGGCCTGATCACCTACGTCCAGGGGGAGATCCGGGTCGCGTTCGACCTGGCCGCTGGCTTCGACGAGAACCCGGCGGCGTTCCAGCAGTACGGCGCGACGCTCGCGCGGGTCGTGGATCCGCGGGTGTACCCGTCGGTGGCGAAGCTGATCGACGCGGGCGTCTTCGAGACCGACACGAGTTTCGAGGAGGACAACGACGCGGACTTCGACTTCGGCTTGCAGCTTTATCTGGACGGCGTCGCCGCGTTCATCGACCGGGTCGGATGA